One Tubulanus polymorphus chromosome 5, tnTubPoly1.2, whole genome shotgun sequence DNA segment encodes these proteins:
- the LOC141905980 gene encoding uncharacterized protein LOC141905980, with translation MSASMKRPLPPSRRSGPSAENVTCQKCLEKGHWTYECTGKRKYVHRDSRTKEMNKRLKQEEQKEKLDLLNKSRGNSKKKKQNEGDSSDSDSDSSDSDSDSSSSSSSSSSSSSSSSSSSSSTDSSSSSSSDSSDSESENETKKNGLNTKRR, from the exons ATGTCAGCCTCCATGAAACGTCCATTGCCGCCCAGTAGACGCAG CGGCCCCAGTGCCGAAAATGTGACCTGCCAGAAATGCCTTGAAAAAGGCCACTGGACATACGAATGCACTGGAAAACGTAAATATGTACATCGTGATTCTCGGACCAAAGAGATGAACAAACGCCTAAAACAAGAAGAGCAAAAAGAGAAATTAGATTTATT AAATAAGTCGCGAGGAaattcgaaaaagaaaaa acaGAACGAAGGGGATAGTTCTGATTCAGATTCAGATAGTTCCGATTCCGATTCCGATAGTAGCAGTAGTTCTTCGAGTAGCAGTTCGAGTTCATCGTCAtcttcatcgtcatcatcgtctACGGATtcttcatcgtcgtcgtcatcggaCTCTTCGGATTCCGAGTCGGAAAACGAAACGAAAAAGAACGGTCTCAATACGAAACGCAGGTGA
- the LOC141905468 gene encoding uncharacterized protein LOC141905468 codes for MALCALLTCAPDTLIWSFLHMLINTILLSRSVANTFPLLVKRRLRNAYSFLFKPLGVSQKVFNELTEFGEILEIEEDGVYAMEDVTNCDDRISLLVSGRFKVTSSKALLHYVIPNHFLDSLEYENTRHQRHRTALPYQVSITAVQDSFVLTWQLRPLNRYLKRNPTLKNVFLHIIGADITRKIQEQCKLEDFIYRNTIKRTSELHKQYLPRMKSTDLHSIPVIEILTPRSKSTQNVRISDGLAWRRDELSPSQRSASVHLQDRRKDCCTRNDDNGVSQESLTTLARIRASRFKYVLSTDFPFIRSADSERFFDASGLNDAHINLDRSPLRCKIMPSPTSPCLARCNQTNENLDECRSFELVNSCPTIGQDPLSGLLKSDDIPKPPDRFL; via the exons ATGGCTCTCTGTGCTCTACTAACCTGTGCTCCGGACACGCTTATATGGAGTTTCCTACACATGCTTATAAACACCATCTTATTATCGCGTAGCGTGGCAAACACTTTCCCGCTTCTCGTGAAAAGACGTTTGAGAAACGCCTATTCGTTTCTTTTCAAACCGTTGGGCGTCAGTCAGAAGGTTTTTAACGAACTAACAGAATTCggtgaaatattagaaattgaAGAAGATGGAGTTTATGCCATGGAAGATGTGACGAATTGCGATGACCGCATTTCGTTACTCGTTAGTGGCAG GTTTAAAGTAACATCGAGTAAAGCCTTGCTTCATTATGTGATACCGAACCATTTCCTCGACTCATTAGAATACGAGAATACCAGACATCAGCGACATCGAACCGCACTTCCTTACCAG gtaTCTATCACTGCTGTACAAGACAGTTTCGTGCTTACGTGGCAACTCCGTCCATTGAACAGATACCTCAAGAGAAACCCGACGCTAAAAAATGTATTCCTGCACATTATTGGGGCCGATATTACTCGTAAAATCCAAGAACAATGCAAGCTGGAAGATTTTATCTACCGAAATACCATCAAACGCACTAGCGAACTTCACAAACAATATTTGCCTCGGATGAAATCGACTGATTTGCATTCGATACCTGTAATCGAAATTTTGACGCCGCGAAGTAAATCTACGCAAAACGTGCGAATTAGTGATGGGCTCGCTTGGCGCAGAGATGAATTAAGTCCTAGTCAAAGATCAGCATCTGTACACTTACAGGACCGACGCAAGGACTGCTGTACGCGCAACGACGATAACGGAGTTTCGCAGGAGTCTCTGACCACATTGGCAAGAATAAGAGCATCGCGTTTCAAATACGTGTTATCAACGGATTTTCCTTTCATACGTAGTGCTGATAGCGAAAGGTTTTTCGACGCTTCGGGCTTGAACGACGCCCATATAAACCTCGATCGTTCGCCGTTGCGGTGTAAAATAATGCCGTCGCCTACTTCCCCGTGTCTCGCACGATGCAACCAGACAAATGAGAATTTAGACGAATGTCGTTCATTTGAGCTTGTCAACTCTTGTCCAACGATTGGCCAAGATCCATTAAGTGGCCTGTTGAAATCGGATGATATACCAAAACCACCTGATAGGtttttataa
- the LOC141905128 gene encoding translation initiation factor eIF2B subunit gamma-like, producing the protein MLTMEFQPIIMAAGRGSRMTEIIAKTPKALLPVGNKPMVWYPIKMLEKAGFEEAIIIVQRGHRKSIERVLVDELQVNVKLEFVSIPDEEDWGTADSLRFIRDKIKTDVLVVSSDLISDVSVQRVADVHRAHDATLTMLLSASKDYASETIAVPGPKSKKKSEVEFVGLESQEHGNRLLFLSSEADFEENITFRKSIFRKHPCIDIRNDLVDGHLYLLKKWVVDFLHEHKSVTTVKGELLPYLVKKQFSQKNNGIHAIEENINIAMADSPQKGDGRDLYDYGEEDELCKLAREWSTWNDHSGDMAECYHGNKIRCYGYVMDDGLLMRVNNLAAFCDANRQASKFLSEIAGKELANIHPQVNVPQKAQVGTECMVGEWTNVGEKVTIKKSFIGKHCNVSEKVRMTNCIVMNHVTVSESCNAQGCVIGDNVHIGENTDLKDCIILENVAPSSKLSNEVIGHGFK; encoded by the coding sequence ATGCTCACAATGGAGTTTCAACCGATTATAATGGCCGCCGGTCGGGGATCGAGGATGACCGAGATCATCGCGAAAACGCCGAAAGCTCTACTTCCCGTCGGAAACAAACCGATGGTGTGGTACCCGATAAAAATGCTCGAAAAAGCCGGCTTCGAAGAGGCGATTATTATCGTTCAGCGCGGGCATCGCAAATCAATAGAACGCGTATTAGTCGACGAATTACAAGTCAACGTAAAATTAGAGTTCGTTAGTATACCGGACGAAGAAGACTGGGGCACGGCCGATTCGTTGAGATTCATAcgcgataaaatcaaaaccgACGTGCTCGTCGTCAGCTCCGATCTGATTTCCGACGTTTCCGTACAGCGAGTCGCCGACGTTCACCGCGCGCACGACGCCACGTTAACGATGCTCCTCTCGGCGAGTAAAGATTACGCGTCAGAAACGATCGCCGTGCCCGGGCCGAAATCGAAAAAGAAATCGGAAGTCGAGTTCGTCGGTCTCGAAAGTCAAGAACACGGGAATCGTTTGTTGTTCTTGTCGTCGGAGGCCGATTTCGAGGAGAATATCACGTTTCGTAAGTCGATCTTCCGGAAACATCCGTGCATCGACATACGCAATGATCTCGTCGACGGACATTTATATCTGTTGAAAAAATGGGTCGTCGATTTCTTGCACGAGCATAAATCGGTGACGACCGTCAAAGGCGAGTTGCTGCCGTATCTGGTGAAGAAGCAGTTCTCGCAGAAAAACAACGGGATTCACGCGATCGAGGAGAACATCAACATCGCGATGGCGGATAGTCCGCAGAAAGGCGACGGGCGCGATTTGTACGATTACGGAGAAGAGGACGAGTTGTGTAAACTGGCTCGCGAGTGGTCGACTTGGAACGACCATTCCGGAGATATGGCCGAATGCTATCACGGAAATAAGATCCGATGCTACGGTTACGTAATGGATGACGGTTTATTGATGCGCGTCAATAACCTGGCAGCGTTTTGCGATGCCAATCGGCAGGCGTCGAAGTTTTTGTCGGAGATCGCCGGTAAGGAGCTGGCGAACATTCATCCTCAGGTGAACGTACCTCAGAAAGCGCAAGTAGGAACCGAGTGTATGGTCGGCGAATGGACGAACGTCGGCGAAAAGGTAACGATTAAAAAGTCGTTCATCGGGAAACATTGTAACGTCAGCGAAAAGGTTCGCATGACGAACTGCATCGTAATGAATCACGTGACTGTCAGCGAGTCGTGTAACGCTCAAGGTTGCGTAATCGGCGATAACGTTCATATAGGCGAGAATACCGATCTGAAGGACTGTATCATTCTAGAAAACGTGGCACCTTCGAGTAAATTGTCAAATGAAGTAATCGGTCATGGTTTTAAATAG
- the LOC141905907 gene encoding uncharacterized protein LOC141905907, translating to MRLWILSISFLGLAACVLGETVEDAAIDELGELLDEMGRSIAQEKQETEEQEELSEVDRLVRRKHGGCKYGGSCDKYGMSYGCRIDSGAIKNCWRQCGENSKTRCWITVKKEMKKSGTYMDKWIPKMGSYKVRCKSDSDCNGAQGMDYKKICWKKVVGFWWGSKSVPDCRA from the exons ATGAGATTGTGGATATTGTCCATCTCATTCTTGGGCTTGGCTGCGTGTGTCCTAGGTGAGACTGTTGAAGATGCAGCTATTGATGAGTTAGGTGAATTGCTCGATGAAATGGGTCGCAGCATTGCCCAGGAAAAGCAGGAAACCGAGGAGCAGGAAGAGCTTTCGG AAGTAGACAGATTGGTACGGCGTAAACATGGAGGCTGCAAGTATGGAGGAAGCTGTGACAAGTATGGTATGAGTTATGGGTGCCGCATC GATAGCGGGGCAATAAAGAACTGCTGGCGACAGTGCGGGGAAAATTCCAAGACCAGGTGTTGGATTACCGTCAaaaaggaaatgaaaaaatctgGAACTTATATGGACAAATGGATCCCTAAAATGGGTAGCTACAAAGTTCGTTGCAAATCAGACAGTGACTGCAACGGTGCACAAGGAATGGATTATAAAAAGATCTGTTGGAAGAAAGTTGTTGGTTTCTGGTGGGGATCGAAATCTGTACCGGATTGTCGCGCATAA